A section of the Corynebacterium auris genome encodes:
- a CDS encoding carboxylesterase/lipase family protein encodes MVTISGVDVTGPRTSGRAVTAFYGIPYAKPPVGARRFLPPEPVALPEGFDARSYGPTAAQNQYPQAALAMIDNPLYGGEDRLNLNIWTPDSTGRAPVYVFIHGGAFRNGSGATEVLDGASFAANGVVTVTLNYRLGAEGGIQLADGTSNNMLRDQIAALTWVRDNITNFGGDPDHVVIGGESAGAMSVAALLVSPAARGLFHGAILESGAAHNVVAREGALAVGRLFAQRLGVEPTAEALGEVSEDEILRVSAEVEAEIAASTDTETYADLAGTSMAWQPSIDGDVLPEHPLEVLARGEGADVPVLIGTNQDEGSMFVTGLGLYESATPEVLAAAVRAGGARDPQAVVDLVSDGADPHPGSRLTTFMDLWKFQLPLREFLRRRQASSAPTFRYKFVWPSPAFGGALGSHHMLELPFVFNSVDTDAARTTVGEDLPGALTAAAHGAWVSFITTFNPGWDPYFGAGATTTGVLDADGLRVETDLDESTFTTWEGQR; translated from the coding sequence ATGGTAACCATCAGCGGCGTCGACGTCACCGGCCCCCGCACGTCGGGCCGGGCCGTCACAGCCTTCTACGGAATCCCGTACGCGAAGCCGCCCGTCGGCGCGCGGCGCTTCCTCCCGCCGGAACCCGTCGCGCTTCCGGAGGGCTTCGACGCCCGCTCCTACGGGCCGACCGCGGCGCAGAACCAGTACCCGCAGGCGGCGCTGGCCATGATCGACAACCCGCTGTACGGGGGCGAGGACCGGCTCAACCTCAACATTTGGACGCCGGACTCCACGGGCCGGGCGCCGGTCTACGTGTTCATCCACGGCGGGGCCTTCCGCAACGGATCGGGCGCCACCGAGGTTCTCGACGGCGCGTCTTTTGCGGCCAACGGCGTCGTCACCGTGACGCTGAACTACAGGCTCGGCGCCGAGGGCGGGATCCAGCTTGCCGACGGCACGTCGAACAACATGCTCCGCGACCAGATCGCGGCCCTGACCTGGGTGCGCGACAACATCACCAACTTCGGCGGGGACCCGGACCACGTGGTCATCGGCGGTGAGTCCGCCGGCGCGATGAGCGTTGCCGCGCTGCTTGTCTCCCCCGCGGCACGTGGCCTGTTCCACGGGGCCATCCTGGAATCGGGCGCCGCGCACAACGTCGTCGCTCGGGAAGGTGCACTGGCCGTCGGCCGCCTGTTCGCGCAGCGTCTTGGCGTCGAGCCCACCGCGGAGGCGCTCGGCGAGGTGTCCGAGGACGAGATCCTTCGCGTCTCGGCCGAGGTTGAGGCGGAGATCGCGGCGTCCACGGACACCGAGACCTACGCGGACCTGGCGGGCACGAGCATGGCGTGGCAGCCCAGCATCGACGGCGATGTGCTGCCCGAGCACCCGCTGGAGGTCCTCGCGCGCGGGGAGGGCGCCGACGTGCCCGTCCTCATTGGCACCAACCAGGACGAAGGCTCCATGTTCGTCACCGGCCTCGGCCTCTACGAATCCGCCACGCCCGAGGTGCTCGCCGCCGCCGTGCGCGCGGGCGGGGCGCGCGACCCGCAGGCGGTGGTCGACCTCGTCAGCGACGGGGCGGACCCGCACCCGGGGAGCCGCCTGACCACATTCATGGATCTGTGGAAGTTCCAGTTGCCGTTGCGCGAGTTCTTGCGGCGTCGACAAGCGAGCTCGGCGCCCACCTTCCGCTACAAGTTCGTCTGGCCCTCCCCCGCTTTCGGCGGGGCGCTGGGCTCGCACCACATGCTCGAACTGCCCTTCGTGTTCAACTCCGTGGACACGGACGCGGCCCGCACCACCGTGGGCGAGGACCTGCCCGGCGCGCTCACCGCGGCCGCGCACGGCGCCTGGGTGTCCTTCATCACCACCTTCAACCCGGGCTGGGACCCCTACTTCGGGGCGGGCGCAACGACGACGGGGGTGCTCGACGCCGACGGCCTCCGCGTCGAGACGGACCTCGACGAATCCACCTTCACCACCTGGGAGGGGCAGCGCTAG
- a CDS encoding flavin-containing monooxygenase: MTTTVPNKDLQRKYDEERDKRRAARKSKEEDYVRIESIIDPDELDPYKEVTPREPLHDDVEVTLLGGGWAGLMTAAELRKSNRKLRILDQAGDFGGVWYWNRYPGVMCDTASVVYMPLLEETGHKPTERYAHGPEIYAHAQRIGRHFDLYKDAYFHTRVTGLTWEEDIKRWRITTNRGDNFTSQFVSLGIGSLNVPRLPSFPGMKDYKGQWFHTARWDYDATGGSPDGAEMDKLSDKTVAIIGTGATAIQVVPELAKTAKKLLVIQRTPTSVDVRGNGPTDYEWWDELTSQEGWQQKIYDNFLDFVEEYKVGNYPSSDTVDLLSDGWTMNGRKLAHRLESIEGDLTPEKFRSVLYQWDDEVQQSIRDRTDVEVNDKATADGLKAWYRAWCKRPGFHDEYLQTFNRDNVELVDTDGKGVERVTENGVVVQGKEYPVDMIIYSTGFLYNRNASKDAFFDVVGRDGLKLRDKWNDGMLTYMGYFTHDFPNMFFQQSVQAAFLVSNVPQNFADGARVLRAVIDHTLDSGAESFEPTQEAEDAWVDHLVENGTVADDPECTPGYLNGEGKREIGMAERRSVGFPAGKKAFFNHVRSWRADGEFTGLSFN; the protein is encoded by the coding sequence ATGACCACGACCGTGCCCAACAAGGATCTGCAGCGCAAGTACGACGAGGAGCGCGACAAGCGCCGCGCCGCGCGCAAGTCGAAGGAAGAGGACTACGTTCGCATCGAGAGCATCATCGACCCGGACGAGCTCGACCCGTACAAGGAGGTCACCCCGCGCGAGCCGCTTCACGACGACGTAGAGGTAACGCTCCTCGGCGGCGGCTGGGCCGGGCTCATGACGGCCGCCGAGCTGCGCAAGTCCAACCGCAAGCTGCGCATCCTTGACCAGGCGGGCGACTTCGGCGGCGTGTGGTACTGGAACCGCTACCCCGGCGTCATGTGCGATACCGCCTCCGTGGTGTACATGCCGCTGCTCGAGGAGACCGGCCACAAGCCGACGGAGCGCTACGCCCACGGCCCCGAGATCTACGCTCACGCGCAGCGCATCGGCCGCCACTTCGACCTGTACAAGGACGCGTACTTCCACACCCGCGTCACCGGCCTGACGTGGGAGGAGGACATCAAGCGCTGGCGCATTACCACCAATCGCGGCGACAACTTCACCTCGCAGTTCGTCAGCCTCGGCATCGGCTCGCTCAACGTCCCGCGCCTGCCCTCCTTCCCCGGCATGAAGGACTACAAAGGCCAGTGGTTCCACACCGCCCGCTGGGACTACGACGCCACCGGCGGCTCCCCCGACGGCGCCGAGATGGACAAGTTGAGCGACAAGACCGTGGCAATCATCGGCACGGGCGCAACCGCGATCCAGGTGGTGCCCGAGCTGGCCAAGACGGCCAAGAAGCTGCTGGTGATCCAGCGCACCCCGACCTCGGTGGACGTGCGCGGCAACGGCCCGACGGACTACGAGTGGTGGGACGAGCTGACCTCCCAGGAGGGCTGGCAGCAGAAGATCTACGACAACTTCCTCGACTTCGTCGAGGAATACAAGGTGGGCAACTACCCGTCTTCGGACACCGTGGACCTGCTCAGCGACGGCTGGACCATGAACGGGCGTAAGCTGGCGCACCGGCTCGAATCCATCGAGGGCGACCTGACCCCCGAGAAGTTCCGCTCCGTGCTGTACCAGTGGGACGACGAGGTCCAGCAGTCCATCCGCGACAGGACTGACGTGGAGGTCAACGACAAGGCCACCGCCGACGGCCTCAAGGCCTGGTACCGGGCGTGGTGCAAGCGCCCCGGCTTCCACGACGAGTACCTCCAGACCTTCAACCGCGACAACGTCGAGCTGGTGGACACCGACGGCAAGGGCGTCGAGCGCGTCACCGAGAACGGGGTCGTGGTGCAGGGCAAGGAGTACCCGGTGGACATGATCATCTACTCCACGGGCTTCCTCTACAATCGCAACGCCTCCAAGGACGCGTTCTTCGACGTCGTGGGCCGCGACGGCCTGAAGCTGCGCGACAAGTGGAACGACGGGATGCTCACCTACATGGGCTACTTCACCCACGACTTCCCCAACATGTTCTTCCAGCAGTCCGTGCAGGCGGCGTTCCTCGTCTCCAACGTGCCGCAGAACTTCGCGGACGGCGCCCGGGTGCTGCGCGCAGTGATCGACCACACCCTGGACTCCGGTGCCGAGTCCTTCGAGCCGACGCAGGAGGCGGAGGACGCGTGGGTGGACCACCTCGTGGAAAACGGCACGGTGGCCGACGACCCGGAGTGCACCCCCGGCTACCTCAACGGCGAGGGCAAGCGAGAGATCGGCATGGCGGAGCGCCGCTCGGTGGGCTTCCCGGCCGGCAAGAAGGCCTTCTTCAACCACGTGCGCTCGTGGCGCGCCGACGGCGAGTTCACCGGCCTGAGCTTTAACTAG